TGTCGATCTAAGCGAAGTTCCTGCCGAAGGAAATAAGGTTTATGATTTTAGTGGTGGTACTGCACGCAGTGTTTCAAAAGTACTTATAGAATTAGATCCTAGTTATACTTATAATGACTGGAAACTATGGCTTAGTGCTCGTTATTTTAGTAAAGAAGCCGCAAATTATCCAAATACCTTATTCTTCGCAAGCCGTTGGGAAACCTTTGGCGGTGTTGCACGTAAGTTGAACAAAAAAATTGATCTAAACCTTAATGTCGTAAACTTTTTAAATCAAAAAGGAGCGCAAGGATCTATTTCAGGAACTAATACAACTTCTATTGAACAAGCGCAAGCTTTTGACGGAAGACCTTTAGTGGGGACTTATATCCGTCCTTTTACAGTTGAATTTGGTATAAAAGCAAAATTATAATTTTTAACAAAAAACGATCACCATGAAAACATACAAAATCTTCTTATTAGCAGTTTTCCTTTTTGGAATAACCTCAACTATTACGGCTCAAAAGTCGAAAACAACAGCAAAATCAAAAACAGTGACTTTCTATATTGCCCGACATGGCAAAACAATGCTTAACACGCTTGACAGAGTACAAGGCTGGTCTGATGCGCCATTAACTCCAGAAGGAATTCAGGTTGCTGAATTTTTAGGCAAAGGCCTTAAAGGAATTGACTTTAAAGCGGCTTATACAAGTGATTTAGGACGTGCAACACAAACCACTAATATTGTATTAAAAGCAAAAGGAGATAAAAAAATACCTATTACAGAAACTGAAGGTTTGAGAGAAACCAATTTTGGAAGTTATGAAGCCGATCTGAATTCTAAAATGTGGGGAGATATTGCGATTTATCTTCATTTTAAAACTACTGAAGATCTTTTTGCCGATGTAAAAGTAAACGGAGTAAATGAACCTTTGAAAGTTGTAAAAATACTTGACAAACTAAATATGGCCGAGGATTATGAACAAGTAAGAACACGCACACAAAATGCATTGAGAAATATTGCAGAAAAAGAAGCTGCAACTGGCGGGGGAAATATTTTTATAGTAGGACACGGAATGGCGATTGGTACTATGTTGTCTAATATATCTGGCGAAGAAGTTGCGCGTTCTCATATGGCAAATGCTTCTGTATGCAAAGTAATCTACGAAAATGGCAAATTTACCGTAGAATCTTTTGGAGATACGAGCTACATAGAAAAAGGAAAGAAAGAATTGTAACAATCTGTTCGACTCATTTTAAATGATTTAGTTCTTTAATCATTTCAATATTTGCATAAAAAAATCGGGTAGCTTAAATTAAGCTACCCGATTTTTATTTATTTTAAATTTATAACAATCAGTATAGAGTGTCTTTGCGTTTTTGTGAATTACTGTTTTTTATAAGTTTCAGTTCTGGTATCTTTTATAACACCTTTCCAGTTTAATCCATAAGCAAAATCATAAACATTTCCTTCGCTGTCTTTATGCGGAATCATATCGTATGGTACGTCTTCAAATTGTTTTTCGACAGTTTCCATATTTGCTGGCATCTGAACCGGAAGCAATCCTGATGGTTCTGTTTTTCCGGAGATAATATCCAAAACAGCTTGTGTCGAAACTCCAAAGTTTAAAACAATTCCATCAACTTCTTTTTCAAATTCATTAAAAATCATTGGTTTTGAAGCTGTAACAGATACAATAACCGGTTTTCCGTTCATCATATCTTTTGTATCCAGAATCGTTCTTAAATCCATTGTATTGGCAACAGTAACTGTTT
This genomic window from Flavobacterium sp. 9 contains:
- a CDS encoding histidine phosphatase family protein produces the protein MKTYKIFLLAVFLFGITSTITAQKSKTTAKSKTVTFYIARHGKTMLNTLDRVQGWSDAPLTPEGIQVAEFLGKGLKGIDFKAAYTSDLGRATQTTNIVLKAKGDKKIPITETEGLRETNFGSYEADLNSKMWGDIAIYLHFKTTEDLFADVKVNGVNEPLKVVKILDKLNMAEDYEQVRTRTQNALRNIAEKEAATGGGNIFIVGHGMAIGTMLSNISGEEVARSHMANASVCKVIYENGKFTVESFGDTSYIEKGKKEL